From one Verrucomicrobiota bacterium genomic stretch:
- the ptsP gene encoding phosphoenolpyruvate--protein phosphotransferase translates to MMDSGTSETSVAPAEMALQGLGVSPGIAHAKVFLPWKPHLEPEPEAIGEEDIESELAAFERALLRTQQQLQDLQAQIAGSSGGKEVSGIFEAHLLVLQDQTILSEVHQRLRQERVRISAIFFQVMKRYAGLLKNIDDPYLRERAVDIEDVVQRVLRNFSDRPEEHHQLSTGEGEYILVAHDLTPSDTATLSPEQVQGFATETGSYTSHTAIMARSLGIPAVVGVHGLVGRLKNGDDVLIDGYRGLVVLNAGPERVAGYRKLEEKQAALQTRLDEIRDEDAITADGQKIILSANLEYRHEAPLLANHGARGIGLYRTEFFYLSEDHSPDEEAQTKDYLRVARSAQPDGVIIRTFDIGGDKLDSQRGRDPEPNPFLGWRGIRVSLAEEDVFRPQLRAILRASAVGQVGIMFPLVSGLEELRRSKAILEECKEELRQGGEAFDEEIETGVMIEVPSAALIADVLAPEVDFFSFGTNDLIQYTIAVDRINEAVADLYDPFHPGVVRLMASVKEAAVKAGIWVGVCGEMASDPIATPLLVGLGMDELSVALNQVPRIKLAIRRLEAAQCRRLVAELLPLGERALIRERLQELARQAYPELFAL, encoded by the coding sequence ATGATGGATTCGGGGACTTCAGAGACGAGCGTGGCCCCCGCTGAGATGGCCCTCCAGGGTCTGGGCGTCTCCCCCGGCATCGCGCACGCCAAGGTATTCCTTCCCTGGAAACCTCATCTCGAGCCCGAGCCGGAAGCCATCGGCGAAGAAGACATCGAAAGCGAATTGGCGGCCTTTGAGCGGGCCCTCCTGCGCACCCAGCAGCAGCTGCAAGACCTCCAAGCGCAAATCGCGGGCTCCAGCGGAGGGAAAGAAGTGAGCGGCATCTTTGAAGCCCACCTGCTGGTGCTGCAAGACCAGACCATTCTCTCCGAAGTTCACCAACGCCTGCGCCAAGAACGGGTCCGCATCTCGGCCATCTTCTTCCAGGTCATGAAGCGCTACGCCGGGCTGCTCAAGAACATCGACGACCCCTACCTCCGGGAACGGGCCGTCGACATCGAGGACGTGGTCCAGCGCGTGCTGCGAAATTTCAGCGACCGGCCGGAGGAACACCACCAACTCTCGACTGGCGAAGGCGAATACATCTTGGTCGCGCACGACCTCACCCCCTCCGACACCGCCACCCTCTCGCCCGAGCAAGTGCAAGGCTTTGCCACCGAAACCGGCAGCTACACCTCGCACACCGCCATCATGGCCCGCTCCCTCGGCATCCCCGCCGTCGTCGGGGTGCATGGTTTGGTCGGTCGGCTCAAAAATGGCGATGACGTGCTCATCGATGGCTACCGCGGCCTCGTGGTGCTGAATGCGGGCCCAGAGCGCGTGGCCGGCTACCGTAAGCTGGAAGAAAAACAGGCCGCCCTCCAAACCCGCTTGGACGAAATCCGGGACGAGGACGCCATCACGGCCGATGGCCAGAAAATCATCCTCTCGGCCAACCTCGAATACCGACACGAAGCCCCCCTCCTGGCGAACCACGGCGCGCGCGGCATCGGGCTCTACCGCACGGAATTCTTCTACTTGAGCGAGGACCACTCGCCCGATGAAGAAGCCCAAACCAAGGACTACCTCCGGGTGGCCCGCTCGGCCCAGCCGGACGGCGTCATCATCCGGACCTTTGACATCGGGGGGGACAAATTGGACAGCCAGCGCGGCCGCGACCCCGAACCCAACCCCTTCCTCGGTTGGCGGGGCATCCGCGTCTCCCTGGCCGAAGAAGACGTCTTCCGGCCACAGCTCCGGGCCATCCTCCGGGCCAGCGCCGTGGGCCAAGTCGGAATCATGTTCCCGCTCGTCTCGGGCTTGGAGGAGCTCCGCCGGTCGAAGGCCATTTTAGAAGAGTGCAAAGAAGAGCTGCGCCAAGGCGGAGAAGCCTTCGACGAAGAAATTGAAACCGGCGTCATGATCGAAGTGCCGAGTGCCGCCCTCATTGCGGATGTCCTGGCCCCGGAAGTGGACTTCTTCAGCTTCGGCACCAACGACCTCATTCAATACACCATCGCGGTCGATCGCATCAACGAAGCCGTGGCCGACCTTTACGACCCCTTCCACCCGGGCGTCGTCCGCCTCATGGCCTCGGTCAAAGAAGCCGCCGTGAAAGCGGGCATCTGGGTCGGGGTGTGTGGAGAAATGGCCAGCGACCCCATCGCGACCCCCCTCCTGGTCGGGCTGGGGATGGACGAACTCTCGGTCGCGCTCAATCAAGTCCCACGGATCAAACTGGCCATCCGCCGGTTGGAGGCCGCCCAGTGTCGCCGCCTGGTGGCCGAACTCCTCCCCCTGGGAGAACGGGCCCTCATCCGCGAGCGCCTGCAAGAGCTGGCCCGCCAAGCCTACCCCGAATTGTTCGCGCTCTGA
- a CDS encoding superoxide dismutase [Ni] yields the protein MKLLLSTLALPLAWCLLHPPQASAHCQVPCGIFSDEVEFKKLLEAHTTIAKANREFAKLLEEDGVLAANQATRWILTKEEHCAKIMTSVAEYFLAQRIKPDAENYQEMLLAAHTTMRAAMKAKQDPSEEVAKALQDAILQLYQAYMGKAMELAEH from the coding sequence ATGAAACTTCTGCTTTCCACTCTCGCCCTCCCCCTCGCCTGGTGCCTGCTGCACCCGCCCCAGGCCTCCGCCCATTGCCAAGTGCCCTGTGGCATCTTCTCGGATGAGGTGGAGTTCAAAAAACTGCTGGAGGCCCACACCACCATTGCGAAAGCCAACCGCGAATTCGCGAAACTGCTGGAAGAAGACGGTGTCCTGGCCGCCAACCAGGCCACCCGTTGGATCCTGACCAAGGAAGAGCATTGCGCCAAGATCATGACGAGCGTGGCGGAATACTTCTTGGCCCAACGGATCAAGCCGGACGCGGAGAACTACCAAGAAATGCTCCTAGCCGCGCACACCACCATGCGGGCCGCCATGAAGGCGAAGCAAGATCCCAGCGAAGAAGTGGCCAAGGCCCTCCAGGACGCGATCCTCCAGCTCTACCAGGCTTACATGGGCAAAGCGATGGAGCTGGCGGAGCACTAA
- a CDS encoding HPr family phosphocarrier protein — protein sequence MVKKEFTISNKLGLHARPAAMFVKLANRFQAEIWVEKDGEQVNGKSIMGLMMLAAGHGSVIEVTVEGEDELAALDAVASLVGSGFQEDAA from the coding sequence ATGGTCAAAAAAGAATTCACCATCTCGAACAAACTCGGCCTCCACGCCCGGCCCGCCGCCATGTTCGTGAAATTGGCCAATCGCTTCCAAGCTGAGATCTGGGTCGAAAAAGACGGCGAGCAAGTCAATGGCAAGAGCATCATGGGGCTCATGATGTTGGCTGCAGGTCATGGCTCGGTCATCGAAGTCACCGTCGAAGGAGAAGACGAATTGGCCGCGCTCGACGCCGTGGCCTCCCTCGTCGGCAGCGGCTTCCAGGAAGACGCTGCCTAA
- a CDS encoding ubiquinone/menaquinone biosynthesis methyltransferase, with amino-acid sequence MQDQDPEFVHRAFSGIADRYVVANHVLSGGIDLLWRRRVARIVRARLPGRILDLATGTGDLALELQRQIPQAEILASDFCEPMLAHARTRGLETLLADALALPLEDEAFDAVTIGFGLRNLASWEKGLQEMARVLRPGGTLVVLDFSLPGPWLRPAYRLYLHRILPLLARALTGKKEAYQYLGDSIERFPSGPAMCQLLRRNGFAEAHAQALSGGIASLYTATTPAPAQVASSPALA; translated from the coding sequence ATGCAGGACCAGGACCCCGAATTTGTGCACCGCGCCTTCTCCGGCATCGCGGATCGCTACGTGGTGGCCAACCACGTGCTGAGCGGGGGCATCGATCTTCTGTGGCGGCGACGCGTGGCCCGCATCGTGCGGGCCCGGCTGCCCGGACGGATTCTCGACCTCGCCACCGGCACAGGCGACCTCGCCCTGGAACTCCAACGTCAAATCCCCCAGGCCGAGATCCTGGCCAGCGATTTCTGCGAGCCCATGCTGGCCCACGCCCGCACGCGCGGGCTCGAGACGCTCTTGGCCGATGCCCTTGCGCTCCCCTTGGAGGACGAGGCCTTCGATGCGGTCACGATCGGCTTTGGCCTGCGCAATCTCGCCTCCTGGGAAAAGGGCCTTCAAGAAATGGCCCGGGTCCTGCGCCCCGGCGGCACCTTGGTGGTGCTCGACTTCTCCCTGCCCGGCCCCTGGCTCCGGCCCGCCTACCGCCTCTACCTTCACCGGATCCTCCCCCTCTTGGCCAGGGCCCTGACCGGCAAAAAAGAAGCCTATCAATACTTGGGCGACTCCATCGAACGCTTCCCGAGCGGCCCAGCCATGTGCCAGCTCCTGCGCCGCAACGGCTTCGCCGAAGCCCACGCCCAAGCGCTCTCGGGGGGGATCGCCAGCCTCTACACAGCTACCACCCCCGCTCCCGCCCAGGTCGCCAGCTCCCCCGCCCTTGCCTAG